The following are encoded together in the Hippoglossus stenolepis isolate QCI-W04-F060 chromosome 12, HSTE1.2, whole genome shotgun sequence genome:
- the ablim1a gene encoding actin-binding LIM protein 1a isoform X3, protein MPTLPNLNSLGKLCSSSRSQNVDRVKVKRKSSVKRMSIIEDGHVAEVLYLIPKLYMEQLPHLDPNDYYLSERLNDVATVAHAQDTNHHSTEKPLIQCYKCGEPCKGEVLRVQNKHFHLKCFTCKVCGCDLAQGGFFMKNGEYLCTLDYQRMHGTRCNGCGDFVEGEVVTALGKTYHPACFVCTICKRPFPAGDRVTFNGKDCLCQYCVEPMSPGPKDILGSSNCAGCGRDIKNGQALLALDRQWHLGCFKCKACSKVLTGEYISKDGAPYCEKDYQIHFGVQCEACHQFITGKVLEAGDKHYHPSCARCSRCNQMFTEGEEMYLQGSTVWHPGCKNTTRTEERHRERLLPPSLLFLQKTERQPTRSSSESICSRPGSSIPGSPGHTIYAKVDNEILDYRDLAAIPKVKAIYDIERPDLITYEPMYTTSLDEREERRESVGELHTARRERSPLPDDKFSRNMSPTPPPEGSYDRRERILQRSTSQGSIGSPVYNRHGYTPTLSRSPQHFHRPEALTGMQKLCSSLCSNSVGSRNSDSRPTSPFRHHFLPHSQDQGINIYRKPPIYKQHAPIGSEGRRRSREDEEEEALKRKQLQEEHLNKIQSGLGKLILKEEKEKEQIRERHARSLSAQRYDSKQSNCDADPTSPTKTNSLPGYGRNGLHRPQSTDFTQYNSYSDMYGGGREFQHIKDGRAALARMDRGVSMPNMLEPKVYPYEMLMITSRGRAKLPRDVDRTRLERHLAPETFFDIFGMEIQEFDRLPLWKRNDMKKKAKLF, encoded by the exons ATGCCGACTCTGCCTAATCTCAACAGCCTGGGAAAACTGTGCAGCTCCAGCCGCAGTCAGAATGTCGACCGCGTCAAGGTGAAGCGCAAGAGCTCGGTCAAGCGCATGTCCATCATTGAGGATGGGCATGTGGCTGAGGTCCTGTATCTCATTCCCAAACTGTACATGGAGCAGCTGCCCCACCTCGACCCAAACGACTATTATCTGAGTGAGAGGCTGAACGATGTCGCCACAG TGGCTCATGCGCAGGACACAAACCACCACTCCACAGAGAAGCCCCTGATTCAGTGCTACAAGTGTGGGGAGCCATGCAAGGGTGAGGTGCTGCGGGTGCAGAACAAGCACTTCCACCTCAAGTGCTTCACCTGTAAAG TGTGTGGCTGTGACCTCGCCCAGGGGGGCTTCTTCATGAAGAATGGAGAGTATCTGTGCACGCTGGACTACCAACGCATGCACGGCACCCGCTGCAATGGCTGTGGGGACTTTGTGGAGGGGGAAGTGGTCACCGCCCTGGGGAAGACCTATCACCCTGCCTGCTTCGTCTGCACCATCTGCAA GCGACCATTCCCTGCTGGGGACAGGGTGACCTTTAATGGGAAGGACTGTCTGTGTCAGTACTGTGTCGAGCCCATGTCTCCAGGACCAAAGGACATCCttggctccagca ATTGTGCAGGATGTGGTCGAGACATTAAGAACGGACAGGCCCTCCTAGCGCTGGACAGACAGTGGCATCTGGGCTGCTTTAAGTGTAAGGCCTGCAGCAAAGTGCTTACCGGGGAGTACATCAGCAA GGATGGCGCCCCCTACTGTGAGAAGGATTACCAGATCCATTTTGGAGTTCAGTGTGAGGCGTGTCATCAGTTCATCACAGGGAAAGTGCTGGAG GCAGGAGACAAGCACTACCACCCCAGTTGTGCGAGATGCAGCAGGTGCAACCAGATGttcacagagggagaggagatgtACCTGCAAG gatcCACCGTTTGGCATCCTGGCTGCAAGAACACGAccagaacagaggagagacacagggagcGG CTATTGCCTCCGTCCCTCTTATTCCtccaaaaaacagaaaggcag CCTACGAGGTCGTCATCTGAGAGTATTTGTTCCAGACCTGGTTCAAGCATACCTGGCTCACCGGGTCACACGATCTAT GCAAAAGTAGACAATGAGATCCTTGATTACAGAGACCTAGCTGCTATTCCAAAAGTCAAAGCCATTTATGACATTGAGCGTCCTGATCTTATTACCTATGAACCTATGTACACCACCTCcctggatgagagagaggagagacgagagagTGTGGGAGAG CTCCACACTGCCAGGAGGGAACGCTCCCCGCTGCCCGATGACAAG TTCTCAAGGAACATGTCACCAACCCCACCTCCTGAG ggctcCTACGACAGGAGGGAACGTATCCTCCAAAGGTCGACAAGTCAGGGCTCCATAGGATCACCAGTTTATAATCGCCATGGTTACACCCCAACCTTGTCACGGTCCCCGCAGCATTTTCACAGGCCAG AGGCTCTGACAGGCATGCAGAAGCTCTGCTCCTCCCTGTGCAGTAACAGTGTGGGCTCCAGAAATAGTGACTCCCGCCCCACCTCCCCTTTCAGACACCACTTCCTCCCCCATAGCCAAG ATCAGGGGATCAACATCTACAGAAAACCACCCATTTACAAACAACACG CACCCATAGGTTCAGAAGGAAGGCGACGATCCAGagaagacgaggaagaagaggccTTGAAAAGAAAGCAGCTCCAGGAGGAACATCTCAACAAG attcAGTCTGGTTTAGGAAAGCTCAttctgaaggaggagaaggaaaaagaacagATCAGGGAGCGTCACGCACGTAGTCTCTCCGCTCAGCGCTACGACTCTAAACAGAGCAACTGTGACGCAG ATCCAACTTCACCAACAAAAACTAACTCTTTGCCGGGCTATGGAAGGAATGGGCTACACCGG CCCCAGTCCACGGACTTCACCCAGTACAACAGCTACAGCGACATGTATGGGGGAGGCAGAG AGTTTCAG CACATTAAGGATGGCCGTGCAGCACTTGCAAGGATGGACAGGGGAGTATCTATGCCTAATATGTTGGAACCAAAA GTGTACCCCTATGAAATGCTCATGATAACCAGTAGAGGGAGAGCTAAACTGCCCAGGGATGTGGACAGAACCAGACTGGAG CGCCACTTAGCGCCCGAAACGTTCTTTGACATCTTTGGAATGGAGATCCAGGAGTTTGACAGGCTTCCCCTGTGGAAACGCAACGACATGAAAAAGAAGGCCAAGCTCTTCTAG
- the ablim1a gene encoding actin-binding LIM protein 1a isoform X11 produces the protein MPTLPNLNSLGKLCSSSRSQNVDRVKVKRKSSVKRMSIIEDGHVAEVLYLIPKLYMEQLPHLDPNDYYLSERLNDVATVAHAQDTNHHSTEKPLIQCYKCGEPCKGEVLRVQNKHFHLKCFTCKVCGCDLAQGGFFMKNGEYLCTLDYQRMHGTRCNGCGDFVEGEVVTALGKTYHPACFVCTICKRPFPAGDRVTFNGKDCLCQYCVEPMSPGPKDILGSSNCAGCGRDIKNGQALLALDRQWHLGCFKCKACSKVLTGEYISKDGAPYCEKDYQIHFGVQCEACHQFITGKVLEAGDKHYHPSCARCSRCNQMFTEGEEMYLQGSTVWHPGCKNTTRTEERHRERPTRSSSESICSRPGSSIPGSPGHTIYAKVDNEILDYRDLAAIPKVKAIYDIERPDLITYEPMYTTSLDEREERRESVGELHTARRERSPLPDDKFSRNMSPTPPPEGSYDRRERILQRSTSQGSIGSPVYNRHGYTPTLSRSPQHFHRPEALTGMQKLCSSLCSNSVGSRNSDSRPTSPFRHHFLPHSQGTDPPSGRSSPLPLRPDSRPITPPLSLTPKHFHLPDQGINIYRKPPIYKQHAAIVLQSKSADDIIRSATFPAAHAPSLDDSSRSEGDRRPYSLAVLGSEGRRRSREDEEEEALKRKQLQEEHLNKIQSGLGKLILKEEKEKEQIRERHARSLSAQRYDSKQSNCDADPTSPTKTNSLPGYGRNGLHRPQSTDFTQYNSYSDMYGGGREFQHIKDGRAALARMDRGVSMPNMLEPKVYPYEMLMITSRGRAKLPRDVDRTRLERHLAPETFFDIFGMEIQEFDRLPLWKRNDMKKKAKLF, from the exons ATGCCGACTCTGCCTAATCTCAACAGCCTGGGAAAACTGTGCAGCTCCAGCCGCAGTCAGAATGTCGACCGCGTCAAGGTGAAGCGCAAGAGCTCGGTCAAGCGCATGTCCATCATTGAGGATGGGCATGTGGCTGAGGTCCTGTATCTCATTCCCAAACTGTACATGGAGCAGCTGCCCCACCTCGACCCAAACGACTATTATCTGAGTGAGAGGCTGAACGATGTCGCCACAG TGGCTCATGCGCAGGACACAAACCACCACTCCACAGAGAAGCCCCTGATTCAGTGCTACAAGTGTGGGGAGCCATGCAAGGGTGAGGTGCTGCGGGTGCAGAACAAGCACTTCCACCTCAAGTGCTTCACCTGTAAAG TGTGTGGCTGTGACCTCGCCCAGGGGGGCTTCTTCATGAAGAATGGAGAGTATCTGTGCACGCTGGACTACCAACGCATGCACGGCACCCGCTGCAATGGCTGTGGGGACTTTGTGGAGGGGGAAGTGGTCACCGCCCTGGGGAAGACCTATCACCCTGCCTGCTTCGTCTGCACCATCTGCAA GCGACCATTCCCTGCTGGGGACAGGGTGACCTTTAATGGGAAGGACTGTCTGTGTCAGTACTGTGTCGAGCCCATGTCTCCAGGACCAAAGGACATCCttggctccagca ATTGTGCAGGATGTGGTCGAGACATTAAGAACGGACAGGCCCTCCTAGCGCTGGACAGACAGTGGCATCTGGGCTGCTTTAAGTGTAAGGCCTGCAGCAAAGTGCTTACCGGGGAGTACATCAGCAA GGATGGCGCCCCCTACTGTGAGAAGGATTACCAGATCCATTTTGGAGTTCAGTGTGAGGCGTGTCATCAGTTCATCACAGGGAAAGTGCTGGAG GCAGGAGACAAGCACTACCACCCCAGTTGTGCGAGATGCAGCAGGTGCAACCAGATGttcacagagggagaggagatgtACCTGCAAG gatcCACCGTTTGGCATCCTGGCTGCAAGAACACGAccagaacagaggagagacacagggagcGG CCTACGAGGTCGTCATCTGAGAGTATTTGTTCCAGACCTGGTTCAAGCATACCTGGCTCACCGGGTCACACGATCTAT GCAAAAGTAGACAATGAGATCCTTGATTACAGAGACCTAGCTGCTATTCCAAAAGTCAAAGCCATTTATGACATTGAGCGTCCTGATCTTATTACCTATGAACCTATGTACACCACCTCcctggatgagagagaggagagacgagagagTGTGGGAGAG CTCCACACTGCCAGGAGGGAACGCTCCCCGCTGCCCGATGACAAG TTCTCAAGGAACATGTCACCAACCCCACCTCCTGAG ggctcCTACGACAGGAGGGAACGTATCCTCCAAAGGTCGACAAGTCAGGGCTCCATAGGATCACCAGTTTATAATCGCCATGGTTACACCCCAACCTTGTCACGGTCCCCGCAGCATTTTCACAGGCCAG AGGCTCTGACAGGCATGCAGAAGCTCTGCTCCTCCCTGTGCAGTAACAGTGTGGGCTCCAGAAATAGTGACTCCCGCCCCACCTCCCCTTTCAGACACCACTTCCTCCCCCATAGCCAAG GCACTGACCCGCCAAGTGGCCGGAGCTCCCCACTCCCGCTCAGGCCCGACAGCCGGCCGATCACTccgcctctctctctgacccctAAACATTTCCACCTCCCAG ATCAGGGGATCAACATCTACAGAAAACCACCCATTTACAAACAACACG CTGCCATAGTCCTTCAAAGCAAGTcggctgatgacatcatcagatcCGCCACCTTCCCCGCGGCCCATGCTCCCTCTCTGGATGACAGCTCGCGGAGTGAGGGCGACCGTCGGCCCTACTCTCTCGCTGTATTAG GTTCAGAAGGAAGGCGACGATCCAGagaagacgaggaagaagaggccTTGAAAAGAAAGCAGCTCCAGGAGGAACATCTCAACAAG attcAGTCTGGTTTAGGAAAGCTCAttctgaaggaggagaaggaaaaagaacagATCAGGGAGCGTCACGCACGTAGTCTCTCCGCTCAGCGCTACGACTCTAAACAGAGCAACTGTGACGCAG ATCCAACTTCACCAACAAAAACTAACTCTTTGCCGGGCTATGGAAGGAATGGGCTACACCGG CCCCAGTCCACGGACTTCACCCAGTACAACAGCTACAGCGACATGTATGGGGGAGGCAGAG AGTTTCAG CACATTAAGGATGGCCGTGCAGCACTTGCAAGGATGGACAGGGGAGTATCTATGCCTAATATGTTGGAACCAAAA GTGTACCCCTATGAAATGCTCATGATAACCAGTAGAGGGAGAGCTAAACTGCCCAGGGATGTGGACAGAACCAGACTGGAG CGCCACTTAGCGCCCGAAACGTTCTTTGACATCTTTGGAATGGAGATCCAGGAGTTTGACAGGCTTCCCCTGTGGAAACGCAACGACATGAAAAAGAAGGCCAAGCTCTTCTAG
- the ablim1a gene encoding actin-binding LIM protein 1a isoform X1 encodes MPTLPNLNSLGKLCSSSRSQNVDRVKVKRKSSVKRMSIIEDGHVAEVLYLIPKLYMEQLPHLDPNDYYLSERLNDVATVAHAQDTNHHSTEKPLIQCYKCGEPCKGEVLRVQNKHFHLKCFTCKVCGCDLAQGGFFMKNGEYLCTLDYQRMHGTRCNGCGDFVEGEVVTALGKTYHPACFVCTICKRPFPAGDRVTFNGKDCLCQYCVEPMSPGPKDILGSSNCAGCGRDIKNGQALLALDRQWHLGCFKCKACSKVLTGEYISKDGAPYCEKDYQIHFGVQCEACHQFITGKVLEAGDKHYHPSCARCSRCNQMFTEGEEMYLQGSTVWHPGCKNTTRTEERHRERLLPPSLLFLQKTERQPTRSSSESICSRPGSSIPGSPGHTIYAKVDNEILDYRDLAAIPKVKAIYDIERPDLITYEPMYTTSLDEREERRESVGELHTARRERSPLPDDKFSRNMSPTPPPEGSYDRRERILQRSTSQGSIGSPVYNRHGYTPTLSRSPQHFHRPEALTGMQKLCSSLCSNSVGSRNSDSRPTSPFRHHFLPHSQGTDPPSGRSSPLPLRPDSRPITPPLSLTPKHFHLPDQGINIYRKPPIYKQHAPIGSEGRRRSREDEEEEALKRKQLQEEHLNKIQSGLGKLILKEEKEKEQIRERHARSLSAQRYDSKQSNCDADPTSPTKTNSLPGYGRNGLHRPQSTDFTQYNSYSDMYGGGREFQHIKDGRAALARMDRGVSMPNMLEPKVYPYEMLMITSRGRAKLPRDVDRTRLERHLAPETFFDIFGMEIQEFDRLPLWKRNDMKKKAKLF; translated from the exons ATGCCGACTCTGCCTAATCTCAACAGCCTGGGAAAACTGTGCAGCTCCAGCCGCAGTCAGAATGTCGACCGCGTCAAGGTGAAGCGCAAGAGCTCGGTCAAGCGCATGTCCATCATTGAGGATGGGCATGTGGCTGAGGTCCTGTATCTCATTCCCAAACTGTACATGGAGCAGCTGCCCCACCTCGACCCAAACGACTATTATCTGAGTGAGAGGCTGAACGATGTCGCCACAG TGGCTCATGCGCAGGACACAAACCACCACTCCACAGAGAAGCCCCTGATTCAGTGCTACAAGTGTGGGGAGCCATGCAAGGGTGAGGTGCTGCGGGTGCAGAACAAGCACTTCCACCTCAAGTGCTTCACCTGTAAAG TGTGTGGCTGTGACCTCGCCCAGGGGGGCTTCTTCATGAAGAATGGAGAGTATCTGTGCACGCTGGACTACCAACGCATGCACGGCACCCGCTGCAATGGCTGTGGGGACTTTGTGGAGGGGGAAGTGGTCACCGCCCTGGGGAAGACCTATCACCCTGCCTGCTTCGTCTGCACCATCTGCAA GCGACCATTCCCTGCTGGGGACAGGGTGACCTTTAATGGGAAGGACTGTCTGTGTCAGTACTGTGTCGAGCCCATGTCTCCAGGACCAAAGGACATCCttggctccagca ATTGTGCAGGATGTGGTCGAGACATTAAGAACGGACAGGCCCTCCTAGCGCTGGACAGACAGTGGCATCTGGGCTGCTTTAAGTGTAAGGCCTGCAGCAAAGTGCTTACCGGGGAGTACATCAGCAA GGATGGCGCCCCCTACTGTGAGAAGGATTACCAGATCCATTTTGGAGTTCAGTGTGAGGCGTGTCATCAGTTCATCACAGGGAAAGTGCTGGAG GCAGGAGACAAGCACTACCACCCCAGTTGTGCGAGATGCAGCAGGTGCAACCAGATGttcacagagggagaggagatgtACCTGCAAG gatcCACCGTTTGGCATCCTGGCTGCAAGAACACGAccagaacagaggagagacacagggagcGG CTATTGCCTCCGTCCCTCTTATTCCtccaaaaaacagaaaggcag CCTACGAGGTCGTCATCTGAGAGTATTTGTTCCAGACCTGGTTCAAGCATACCTGGCTCACCGGGTCACACGATCTAT GCAAAAGTAGACAATGAGATCCTTGATTACAGAGACCTAGCTGCTATTCCAAAAGTCAAAGCCATTTATGACATTGAGCGTCCTGATCTTATTACCTATGAACCTATGTACACCACCTCcctggatgagagagaggagagacgagagagTGTGGGAGAG CTCCACACTGCCAGGAGGGAACGCTCCCCGCTGCCCGATGACAAG TTCTCAAGGAACATGTCACCAACCCCACCTCCTGAG ggctcCTACGACAGGAGGGAACGTATCCTCCAAAGGTCGACAAGTCAGGGCTCCATAGGATCACCAGTTTATAATCGCCATGGTTACACCCCAACCTTGTCACGGTCCCCGCAGCATTTTCACAGGCCAG AGGCTCTGACAGGCATGCAGAAGCTCTGCTCCTCCCTGTGCAGTAACAGTGTGGGCTCCAGAAATAGTGACTCCCGCCCCACCTCCCCTTTCAGACACCACTTCCTCCCCCATAGCCAAG GCACTGACCCGCCAAGTGGCCGGAGCTCCCCACTCCCGCTCAGGCCCGACAGCCGGCCGATCACTccgcctctctctctgacccctAAACATTTCCACCTCCCAG ATCAGGGGATCAACATCTACAGAAAACCACCCATTTACAAACAACACG CACCCATAGGTTCAGAAGGAAGGCGACGATCCAGagaagacgaggaagaagaggccTTGAAAAGAAAGCAGCTCCAGGAGGAACATCTCAACAAG attcAGTCTGGTTTAGGAAAGCTCAttctgaaggaggagaaggaaaaagaacagATCAGGGAGCGTCACGCACGTAGTCTCTCCGCTCAGCGCTACGACTCTAAACAGAGCAACTGTGACGCAG ATCCAACTTCACCAACAAAAACTAACTCTTTGCCGGGCTATGGAAGGAATGGGCTACACCGG CCCCAGTCCACGGACTTCACCCAGTACAACAGCTACAGCGACATGTATGGGGGAGGCAGAG AGTTTCAG CACATTAAGGATGGCCGTGCAGCACTTGCAAGGATGGACAGGGGAGTATCTATGCCTAATATGTTGGAACCAAAA GTGTACCCCTATGAAATGCTCATGATAACCAGTAGAGGGAGAGCTAAACTGCCCAGGGATGTGGACAGAACCAGACTGGAG CGCCACTTAGCGCCCGAAACGTTCTTTGACATCTTTGGAATGGAGATCCAGGAGTTTGACAGGCTTCCCCTGTGGAAACGCAACGACATGAAAAAGAAGGCCAAGCTCTTCTAG
- the ablim1a gene encoding actin-binding LIM protein 1a isoform X2, translating to MPTLPNLNSLGKLCSSSRSQNVDRVKVKRKSSVKRMSIIEDGHVAEVLYLIPKLYMEQLPHLDPNDYYLSERLNDVATVAHAQDTNHHSTEKPLIQCYKCGEPCKGEVLRVQNKHFHLKCFTCKVCGCDLAQGGFFMKNGEYLCTLDYQRMHGTRCNGCGDFVEGEVVTALGKTYHPACFVCTICKRPFPAGDRVTFNGKDCLCQYCVEPMSPGPKDILGSSNCAGCGRDIKNGQALLALDRQWHLGCFKCKACSKVLTGEYISKDGAPYCEKDYQIHFGVQCEACHQFITGKVLEAGDKHYHPSCARCSRCNQMFTEGEEMYLQGSTVWHPGCKNTTRTEERHRERPTRSSSESICSRPGSSIPGSPGHTIYAKVDNEILDYRDLAAIPKVKAIYDIERPDLITYEPMYTTSLDEREERRESVGELHTARRERSPLPDDKFSRNMSPTPPPEGSYDRRERILQRSTSQGSIGSPVYNRHGYTPTLSRSPQHFHRPEALTGMQKLCSSLCSNSVGSRNSDSRPTSPFRHHFLPHSQGTDPPSGRSSPLPLRPDSRPITPPLSLTPKHFHLPDQGINIYRKPPIYKQHAPIGSEGRRRSREDEEEEALKRKQLQEEHLNKIQSGLGKLILKEEKEKEQIRERHARSLSAQRYDSKQSNCDADPTSPTKTNSLPGYGRNGLHRPQSTDFTQYNSYSDMYGGGREFQHIKDGRAALARMDRGVSMPNMLEPKVYPYEMLMITSRGRAKLPRDVDRTRLERHLAPETFFDIFGMEIQEFDRLPLWKRNDMKKKAKLF from the exons ATGCCGACTCTGCCTAATCTCAACAGCCTGGGAAAACTGTGCAGCTCCAGCCGCAGTCAGAATGTCGACCGCGTCAAGGTGAAGCGCAAGAGCTCGGTCAAGCGCATGTCCATCATTGAGGATGGGCATGTGGCTGAGGTCCTGTATCTCATTCCCAAACTGTACATGGAGCAGCTGCCCCACCTCGACCCAAACGACTATTATCTGAGTGAGAGGCTGAACGATGTCGCCACAG TGGCTCATGCGCAGGACACAAACCACCACTCCACAGAGAAGCCCCTGATTCAGTGCTACAAGTGTGGGGAGCCATGCAAGGGTGAGGTGCTGCGGGTGCAGAACAAGCACTTCCACCTCAAGTGCTTCACCTGTAAAG TGTGTGGCTGTGACCTCGCCCAGGGGGGCTTCTTCATGAAGAATGGAGAGTATCTGTGCACGCTGGACTACCAACGCATGCACGGCACCCGCTGCAATGGCTGTGGGGACTTTGTGGAGGGGGAAGTGGTCACCGCCCTGGGGAAGACCTATCACCCTGCCTGCTTCGTCTGCACCATCTGCAA GCGACCATTCCCTGCTGGGGACAGGGTGACCTTTAATGGGAAGGACTGTCTGTGTCAGTACTGTGTCGAGCCCATGTCTCCAGGACCAAAGGACATCCttggctccagca ATTGTGCAGGATGTGGTCGAGACATTAAGAACGGACAGGCCCTCCTAGCGCTGGACAGACAGTGGCATCTGGGCTGCTTTAAGTGTAAGGCCTGCAGCAAAGTGCTTACCGGGGAGTACATCAGCAA GGATGGCGCCCCCTACTGTGAGAAGGATTACCAGATCCATTTTGGAGTTCAGTGTGAGGCGTGTCATCAGTTCATCACAGGGAAAGTGCTGGAG GCAGGAGACAAGCACTACCACCCCAGTTGTGCGAGATGCAGCAGGTGCAACCAGATGttcacagagggagaggagatgtACCTGCAAG gatcCACCGTTTGGCATCCTGGCTGCAAGAACACGAccagaacagaggagagacacagggagcGG CCTACGAGGTCGTCATCTGAGAGTATTTGTTCCAGACCTGGTTCAAGCATACCTGGCTCACCGGGTCACACGATCTAT GCAAAAGTAGACAATGAGATCCTTGATTACAGAGACCTAGCTGCTATTCCAAAAGTCAAAGCCATTTATGACATTGAGCGTCCTGATCTTATTACCTATGAACCTATGTACACCACCTCcctggatgagagagaggagagacgagagagTGTGGGAGAG CTCCACACTGCCAGGAGGGAACGCTCCCCGCTGCCCGATGACAAG TTCTCAAGGAACATGTCACCAACCCCACCTCCTGAG ggctcCTACGACAGGAGGGAACGTATCCTCCAAAGGTCGACAAGTCAGGGCTCCATAGGATCACCAGTTTATAATCGCCATGGTTACACCCCAACCTTGTCACGGTCCCCGCAGCATTTTCACAGGCCAG AGGCTCTGACAGGCATGCAGAAGCTCTGCTCCTCCCTGTGCAGTAACAGTGTGGGCTCCAGAAATAGTGACTCCCGCCCCACCTCCCCTTTCAGACACCACTTCCTCCCCCATAGCCAAG GCACTGACCCGCCAAGTGGCCGGAGCTCCCCACTCCCGCTCAGGCCCGACAGCCGGCCGATCACTccgcctctctctctgacccctAAACATTTCCACCTCCCAG ATCAGGGGATCAACATCTACAGAAAACCACCCATTTACAAACAACACG CACCCATAGGTTCAGAAGGAAGGCGACGATCCAGagaagacgaggaagaagaggccTTGAAAAGAAAGCAGCTCCAGGAGGAACATCTCAACAAG attcAGTCTGGTTTAGGAAAGCTCAttctgaaggaggagaaggaaaaagaacagATCAGGGAGCGTCACGCACGTAGTCTCTCCGCTCAGCGCTACGACTCTAAACAGAGCAACTGTGACGCAG ATCCAACTTCACCAACAAAAACTAACTCTTTGCCGGGCTATGGAAGGAATGGGCTACACCGG CCCCAGTCCACGGACTTCACCCAGTACAACAGCTACAGCGACATGTATGGGGGAGGCAGAG AGTTTCAG CACATTAAGGATGGCCGTGCAGCACTTGCAAGGATGGACAGGGGAGTATCTATGCCTAATATGTTGGAACCAAAA GTGTACCCCTATGAAATGCTCATGATAACCAGTAGAGGGAGAGCTAAACTGCCCAGGGATGTGGACAGAACCAGACTGGAG CGCCACTTAGCGCCCGAAACGTTCTTTGACATCTTTGGAATGGAGATCCAGGAGTTTGACAGGCTTCCCCTGTGGAAACGCAACGACATGAAAAAGAAGGCCAAGCTCTTCTAG